Part of the Verrucomicrobiales bacterium genome is shown below.
AACGGTTTGACCGTCAGACTTTCCTTGGTGAACGCGCCCCGGATATTTTCTCTCGGGCGCGGGTCGCAGTCATTGGCCTAGGCGGCGGCGGCTCACACATTGGCCAGCAACTTTCTCACGTCGGCATCCGGAACCTCTATTACTTCGACCACGACGCTGTTACGTTCTCCAATCTGAATCGGCTCGTTGGTGCTACAGTTGCGGATGCGGAACGCGAAGTATTGAAAACAGCCGTTGCGGGGAGGATTCACTCGGGGCTTCATCCCGATGGTTGCGCCAAGTTGTTTCCGGGCAGATGGCAGGACCACGTGAGCGCGCTGCGCGAATGTGACATCATTGTTAGCTGCGTTGACTCGTTTGCCGCTCGCCGTGACCTGGAAGCCGAAGCGAGGCGCGGTTTAATTCCGCTCATCGATATCGGGATCGATGTGCACCCGGCAATCTCCGGCCCGCCCCGCCTTGTGGGCCAGATCATTCTTTCCATGCCAGGGTTTCCCTGCATGCAATGTCTCGGCTTTTTGTCGGAGTCGAACTTGGCAAAGGAGGCGGCTGACTACGGTGCCGCCGGGCCACGGCCACAGGTGATCTG
Proteins encoded:
- a CDS encoding ThiF family adenylyltransferase; the protein is MSTQDERFDRQTFLGERAPDIFSRARVAVIGLGGGGSHIGQQLSHVGIRNLYYFDHDAVTFSNLNRLVGATVADAEREVLKTAVAGRIHSGLHPDGCAKLFPGRWQDHVSALRECDIIVSCVDSFAARRDLEAEARRGLIPLIDIGIDVHPAISGPPRLVGQIILSMPGFPCMQCLGFLSESNLAKEAADYGAAGPRPQVIWPNGIVASFAVDLVVDLLTDWTGEIRGPVYLSYDGNRRTVTPSTRLSAAPLTCVHYPRTQVGAPAFRRL